One Meiothermus sp. QL-1 DNA segment encodes these proteins:
- a CDS encoding iron ABC transporter permease, translated as MLAHPSRPIPKSLLFLAFLVGLGVLLPLVYLVLRAAQAEPAQLVEIVLRPRNLQLLLNTLALLLGVLVFSTLLALPLAWLTSRSSLRGKRFWALLLTLPLAVPGYVGVFGFFGATGASGWLRDWLGFPWPRPTGYWGALGVLTLFTYPYLFLNLRAALLGLDRSLEESARSLGYGGWQAFFRVVLPQLRPALYAGWLLVGLHVLGDFGVVSLVRYETFSYAIYLQYSSAFDRVYAAWLALMLLLLTGSLLWLEARLLKNLSLSRVGQGSARPAAPVPLGAWTLPAYALLLLPVLGALGVPLVSILYWMLEPGHGVVWPSVWEALRNSAQASAPAALLAALLVLPLAYLGVRYPGRLSRMLERVAYLGYATPPLAFALALIFFSLRGAPFLYQTLALLVLAYALHFLAEAIGPIRSALYQAPPRLEEAARSLGYTALQAFRRATLPLLRRGMLAGMALVFLSAMKELPLTFLLAPVGYSTLATRIWGYTADAMFAEAAPYALWVVLFSALFVGLLLSQERR; from the coding sequence ATGCTGGCTCACCCCTCCAGGCCCATTCCCAAATCCCTGCTGTTCCTGGCCTTCTTGGTGGGGCTGGGCGTGCTTTTGCCGCTGGTCTATCTGGTGCTGCGGGCCGCCCAGGCCGAGCCGGCCCAGCTTGTGGAGATCGTATTGCGCCCGCGCAACCTGCAGCTTCTGCTCAACACCCTGGCCCTTTTGCTGGGGGTCCTGGTCTTCTCAACCTTGCTGGCTCTGCCGCTGGCCTGGCTCACCAGCCGCTCGAGCCTGCGGGGCAAGCGCTTCTGGGCTTTGTTGCTCACCCTGCCCCTGGCGGTGCCAGGGTATGTGGGGGTGTTCGGGTTTTTCGGGGCCACGGGGGCCAGCGGCTGGCTCAGGGACTGGCTGGGCTTTCCCTGGCCCCGCCCCACCGGCTACTGGGGGGCCCTGGGGGTGCTCACGCTCTTCACCTACCCCTACTTGTTCCTGAACCTGCGGGCCGCCCTGCTTGGGCTGGACCGCTCCCTCGAGGAGTCGGCGCGGAGCTTGGGGTATGGGGGGTGGCAGGCCTTCTTTCGGGTGGTGCTGCCCCAGCTCCGGCCGGCTCTGTACGCGGGCTGGCTGTTGGTGGGCCTGCACGTGCTGGGCGACTTTGGCGTGGTGAGCCTGGTGCGCTACGAGACCTTCAGCTACGCCATCTATCTGCAGTACTCCTCGGCCTTTGACCGGGTCTATGCGGCCTGGCTGGCCCTGATGCTTTTACTCCTCACGGGCAGCCTGCTCTGGCTCGAGGCCCGGCTGCTCAAGAACCTCTCTTTGAGCCGGGTGGGCCAGGGCAGCGCCCGCCCGGCGGCCCCGGTGCCGCTGGGGGCCTGGACGCTGCCGGCCTACGCGCTCCTCCTCCTGCCGGTGCTGGGGGCGCTGGGGGTGCCGTTGGTCTCCATCCTCTACTGGATGCTGGAGCCGGGCCATGGGGTGGTCTGGCCGAGCGTCTGGGAGGCCCTGCGCAACTCGGCCCAGGCCTCGGCCCCGGCGGCTCTGCTGGCTGCTCTGCTGGTCCTGCCCCTGGCCTACCTGGGGGTGCGCTACCCAGGCCGGCTCTCGCGGATGCTGGAACGGGTGGCCTACCTGGGCTACGCCACCCCCCCCCTGGCCTTTGCCCTGGCCCTCATCTTCTTCAGCCTGCGGGGGGCGCCCTTTTTGTACCAGACGTTGGCCCTGTTGGTGCTGGCCTACGCCCTGCACTTCCTGGCCGAGGCCATAGGCCCCATCCGCAGCGCCCTCTACCAGGCCCCGCCCCGGCTCGAGGAGGCCGCGCGCAGCCTGGGCTACACCGCTCTTCAAGCCTTCAGGCGCGCCACCCTTCCCCTTCTGCGGCGGGGCATGCTGGCCGGCATGGCCCTGGTTTTCCTCTCGGCCATGAAGGAGCTGCCCCTCACCTTTTTGCTGGCCCCAGTGGGCTACTCCACCCTGGCCACCCGCATCTGGGGCTACACCGCGGACGCCATGTTCGCCGAAGCTGCCCCCTACGCCCTCTGGGTGGTCTTGTTCTCGGCCCTTTTCGTGGGCCTGCTCTTGAGCCAGGAACGCCGATGA
- a CDS encoding ABC transporter ATP-binding protein has protein sequence MSEEILLRVEGLTKGFHPGLPPVVDGVNFAVREGEIFALLGPSGCGKTTTLRLIAGFERPEAGQVWLGGQAITHWPPERRRIGFVFQDYALFPHLSVRENVAFGLRHLKGRARAARVEEVLALVGLTVFKDRRPSELSGGQQQRVALARAIAPGPRLILLDEPFSSLDAALRQSTREEVRAMLKQAGIGAILVTHDQEEALSFADRLGVMRAGRLEQVGTPEEVYRRPCTPFVAQFLGRTNLIPGEARGSWAETPLGRVLLEEEASGPVLLSLRPEGLGLAMPLDHLGPRQLEGVVLAREFKGHDLTYRVQLDGRELLVQEGPESPFRPGERVRVLVRTRAVVVGRGG, from the coding sequence ATGAGCGAGGAGATTCTGCTACGCGTGGAGGGACTGACCAAAGGCTTTCACCCGGGGCTGCCCCCGGTGGTGGACGGGGTGAATTTTGCCGTGAGGGAGGGGGAGATCTTCGCCCTTCTGGGCCCCTCGGGCTGCGGCAAGACCACCACCTTGCGCCTGATCGCGGGCTTTGAGCGGCCCGAGGCGGGGCAGGTCTGGCTGGGGGGCCAGGCCATCACCCACTGGCCCCCGGAGAGGCGGCGCATCGGCTTCGTCTTCCAGGACTACGCGCTCTTCCCCCACCTGAGCGTGAGGGAGAACGTGGCCTTCGGCCTGCGCCACCTGAAGGGCCGGGCCCGGGCGGCGCGGGTGGAGGAGGTGCTGGCCCTGGTGGGGCTTACCGTTTTCAAGGACCGCAGGCCGAGTGAACTCTCGGGCGGGCAGCAGCAGCGGGTGGCGCTGGCCCGGGCCATCGCCCCGGGGCCCAGGCTCATTTTGCTGGACGAGCCTTTCAGCAGCCTGGATGCCGCCTTGCGCCAGAGCACCCGCGAGGAGGTGCGGGCCATGCTGAAGCAGGCCGGCATTGGGGCCATTCTGGTTACCCACGACCAGGAGGAGGCCCTTTCCTTCGCCGACCGCCTGGGGGTGATGCGCGCCGGCCGGTTGGAGCAGGTGGGCACCCCCGAGGAGGTCTACCGCCGCCCCTGCACCCCCTTTGTGGCCCAGTTCCTGGGGCGCACCAACCTCATCCCGGGGGAGGCCCGGGGGAGCTGGGCCGAGACCCCCTTGGGGCGGGTCTTGCTGGAGGAGGAGGCCTCGGGGCCGGTGCTGCTTTCCCTCAGGCCCGAGGGGCTGGGGCTGGCCATGCCGCTCGACCACCTGGGCCCGAGGCAGCTTGAAGGGGTGGTGCTCGCGCGCGAGTTCAAGGGCCATGACCTCACCTACCGGGTGCAGCTCGACGGACGTGAGCTTTTGGTGCAGGAAGGCCCCGAGAGCCCCTTCCGCCCGGGGGAGCGGGTGCGGGTCTTGGTGCGCACCAGGGCGGTGGTGGTAGGCCGGGGCGGGTAG
- the truA gene encoding tRNA pseudouridine(38-40) synthase TruA: protein MRRILLTLEYDGTHFAGLQAQAQGERTVQQELEAALGKIPGAQPRIWPCGRTDAGVHALGMPVHYDTADRIPVEKIPYALNSLLPPDIRVLRAQEVPLTFHARKSCLWREYRYRILQRRMPPALERHRVWWIPHSLNLIPMRHALEHLVGVHDFRAFAVKEERTTVREIYRAHLEVWPAEGGREVWLEFVGSGFLRGQVRSMVGTLVEVGLGKRDSSSIAALLKEGSRKEAGPTAPPQGLYFVRAGYEPYRR from the coding sequence TTGCGCCGCATCCTGCTCACCCTGGAGTACGACGGCACCCACTTCGCCGGCCTGCAGGCCCAGGCCCAGGGGGAGCGCACCGTGCAGCAGGAGCTCGAGGCCGCCCTGGGCAAAATCCCTGGGGCCCAGCCCAGGATCTGGCCCTGCGGCCGCACCGATGCAGGGGTGCACGCTTTGGGGATGCCGGTGCACTACGACACCGCCGACCGCATCCCGGTGGAGAAGATTCCCTATGCTCTAAACAGCCTGCTGCCGCCCGACATCCGGGTGCTCCGGGCCCAGGAGGTACCCCTCACCTTTCACGCTCGCAAGAGCTGCCTGTGGCGCGAGTACCGCTACCGCATCCTCCAGCGCCGCATGCCCCCCGCGCTGGAGCGGCACCGGGTCTGGTGGATTCCCCACTCGCTCAACCTGATTCCCATGCGGCACGCTTTGGAGCACCTGGTGGGGGTCCACGACTTCCGCGCCTTCGCGGTAAAGGAAGAGCGCACCACGGTGCGGGAAATCTACCGGGCCCATCTGGAGGTCTGGCCGGCCGAGGGCGGGCGGGAGGTGTGGCTCGAGTTCGTGGGCTCGGGCTTCCTGCGGGGCCAGGTGCGCAGCATGGTGGGCACCCTGGTGGAGGTGGGCCTAGGCAAGCGGGACTCCAGCAGCATCGCGGCCCTGCTCAAGGAGGGCAGCCGCAAGGAGGCCGGGCCTACGGCCCCCCCGCAGGGCCTGTACTTCGTGCGGGCCGGCTACGAGCCCTACCGCAGGTGA